From the Anguilla anguilla isolate fAngAng1 chromosome 8, fAngAng1.pri, whole genome shotgun sequence genome, one window contains:
- the rpl14 gene encoding 60S ribosomal protein L14, with protein MVFKRYVEIGRVAYVSFGPHAGKLVAIIDVIDQNRALVDGPCTGVKRQAMPFKCMQLTDFVIKVPHSARQKFVRRAWEKAQVNEKWVETSWAKKIEARKKRAQMSDFDRFKVMKAKKMRNKIIKHEVKKLQKEAAKKA; from the exons ATG GTGTTCAAGCGCTACGTTGAGATTGGCCGCGTGGCTTACGTGTCCTTTGGGCCTCACGCTGGCAAGCTTGTGGCCATCATCGATGTCATTGACCAAAACAGG GCTTTGGTGGATGGACCCTGCACTGGAGTGAAGAGACAGGCCATGCCCTTCAAGTGCATGCAGCTCACCGACTTTGTTATCAAAGTGCCACACAG CGCTCGTCAGAAGTTTGTGAGGCGTGCCTGGGAAAAGGCTCAGGTCAATGAGAAATGGGTTGAGACCAGCTGGGCAAAGAAGATTGAAGCCCGGAAAAAG agGGCCCAAATGTCAGACTTTGACCGCTTCAAGGTGATGAAGGCCAAGAAAATG AGGAACAAGATTATCAAGCATGAAGTCAAGAAGCTCCAGAAAGAAGCAGCAAAAAAGGCATGa
- the LOC118233866 gene encoding growth factor receptor-bound protein 10-like isoform X5, giving the protein MPSCSPDCCLLRAVEIVKIFSEDGTGKVVEIPADMSARDLCQLLVYKSHCVDDNSWALVEHHPLLGLERCLEDHELVVHVQASMTSESKFLFRKNYAKYEFFKNPLNFFPEQMVAWCQETNGTIPQSQLLQNFLNSSSCPEIQGYLYMKETARKSWKKLYMFLRRSGLYYSTKGMSKEPRHLQLLADLEDSNIFTVITGKKLHHAPTDYEFCIKPNKARNESKELRMLCAEDEQSRTCWMTAFRLLKYGILLYQNYKIPQQRKTSLSHFSAPVRSVSENSLVAMDFSGRIGRVIENPIEAKSAAMEEGHMWRKRSQRMNVLGSPSPLHPSSLSTVIHRTQLWFHGRIVREESHKMIMQQGQVDGLFLLRESQSNPKAFVLTLCHHQKIKHFQILPCEEDGQMFFSLDDGATKFTDLIHLVEFYQLNRGVLPCKLKHPCTIVAL; this is encoded by the exons ATGCCATCGTGTTCTCCTGACTGCTGCCTATTGCGGGCTGTGGAG ATCGTCAAAATCTTTAGCGAAGATGGCACGGGAAAAGTGGTGGAAATCCCCGCGGACATGAGTGCCCGAGACCTCTGCCAGCTGCTGGTGTACAAAAGCCATTGTGTGGATGACAACAGCTGGGCACTGGTTGAGCATCACCCTCTGCTGGGGCTAG AACGCTGTCTGGAAGATCACGAGCTGGTGGTTCACGTTCAGGCGTCGATGACCAGCGAGAGCAAATTTCTCTTCAGGAAGAACTATGCCAAATACGAATTCTTTAAGAACCCCCTG AACTTCTTCCCTGAACAGATGGTAGCATGGTGTCAAGAGACCAATGGCACAATTCCACAGTCACAGCTGCTACAG AATTTCCTGAATTCCAGCAGCTGTCCCGAAATCCAAGGGTATTTATACATGAAAGAGACGGCCAGAAAGTCATGGAAGAAGCTGTATATGTTTTTAAGACGGTCAGGATTGTACTATTCAACAAAAGGAATGTCAAAG GAGCCAAGGCACTTACAGCTTCTAGCAGACCTAGAGGACAGCAATATATTCACAGTAATCACTGGCAAGAAGCTTCACCATGCCCCAACAGACTATGAATTCTGCATAAAG CCCAACAAGGCGAGGAACGAGTCGAAGGAGCTGAGGATGCTGTGTGCGGAGGACGAGCAGAGCCGGACCTGCTGGATGACCGCGTTCAGGCTCCTGAAG TATGGAATTTTGTTGTATCAGAACTACAAGATCCCCCAGCAGAGGAAAACATCGCTCTCACATTTCTCCGCCCCAGTG CGAAGTGTGTCGGAAAACTCTCTGGTGGCGATGGATTTCTCAGGGAGAATAGGGCGCGTGATCGAGAACCCCATAGAAGCGAAGAGTGCGGCTATGGAGGAGGGCCACATGTGGAGG AAAAGGAGTCAGCGAATGAACGTCCTCGGTAGCCCCAGCCCGCTCCACCCATCGTCACTCAGCACAG TGATTCACAGGACACAGCTGTGGTTTCACGGACGGATCGTGCGGGAGGAGTCCCACAAGATGATCATGCAACAGGGTCAAGTAGACGG ATTATTCCTCTTGAGGGAGAGCCAGAGCAATCCAAAGGCGTTTGTCCTCACACTGTGCCATCACCAGAAAATCAAGCATTTCCAGATCTTGCCC TGCGAAGAGGACGGTCAGATGTTCTTCAGCCTTGACGACGGCGCCACCAAATTCACTGACCTGATACACTTGGTGGAGTTTTACCAGCTCAACAGAGGAGTCCTGCCTTGCAAACTGAAACACCCCTGCACAATCGTGGCCTTGTGA